The Raphanus sativus cultivar WK10039 chromosome 2, ASM80110v3, whole genome shotgun sequence genome includes a region encoding these proteins:
- the LOC108833003 gene encoding LOW QUALITY PROTEIN: putative F-box protein At4g17565 (The sequence of the model RefSeq protein was modified relative to this genomic sequence to represent the inferred CDS: deleted 1 base in 1 codon; substituted 1 base at 1 genomic stop codon): protein MDQSESKPNRPPVIPTWSDLCPDLLRSVFGLLSFTNLKXAKLVCRSWNSASRSCVPKKNQIPWLILFPKENQTNSNNNCVLFVPDDKDNLYKTRDLGADFTQSSCVASYGSWLLMLDHFQNLYIINPLRLERIDLPHSYLSKKDIIRPCPACLWIDSITKNYLVVWIVRHGMVYTRKGDGRWRTGSIGPVQDAEKNFYNWKDQKVYITTNFSREVFIWDFSDDIPRQSGSLLPFSIYALRDDGPIHWARVLYFDSMIATTVTGQVLFVACLFQDSRWKFCMCGYDPLNKTWEKVEDLGDEALIWNTGFTVVAKDIPGLKRNSIYFSGNSSHHRTEHIFVYDLGTRTTERLPQWVVSSVGFSSYARWFFPDITC from the exons ATGGATCAGAGCGAGAGCAAACCTAATCGTCCTCCGGTGATTCCCACCTGGTCGGATCTTTGTCCGGACTTGCTACGAAGTGTTTTCGGACTATTGAGTTTCACAAATCTGAAGTGAGCTAAATTAGTTTGTAGGTCATGGAACTCTGCTTCGAGAAGCTGCGTCCCCAAGAAAAATCAGATTCCTTGGCTGATACTCTTCCCTAAAGAGAACCAAACCAATAGCAATAATAACTGTGTTTTATTCGTTCCAGATGATAAAGACAACCTTTACAAGACACGAGATCTCGGTGCTGACTTCACACAAAGCAGTTGTGTTGCGAGTTACGGTAGCTGGCTCTTGATGTTAGACCACTTTCAGAATCTATACATTATCAATCCATTGAGGTTAGAGAGAATTGATCTACCACATTCTTACTTATCTAAAAAAGACATTATCAGACCATGCCCAGCTTGTCTCTGGATAGACAGCATAACCAAAAATTACCTAGTCGTTTGGATCGTGCGTCACGGTATGGTTTACACTAGGAAAGGTGATGGTAGGTGGAGAACCGGTAGCATTGGTCCCGTTCAAGATGCtgaaaaaaatttctataactGGAAAGATCAAAAGGTATACATTACTACCAACTTTTCTCGTGAAGTCTTTATTTGGGATTTCTCCGATGATATCCCACGCCAAAGTGGGTCTCTTTTACCTTTCAGTATATATGCCCTTCGCGATGATGGCCCTATCCATTGGGCTAGGGTTTTGTACTTCGATAGTATGATTGCAACCACGGTAACTGGACAAGTTCTGTTTGTAGCTTGTCTGTTTCAGGACTCCAGATGGAAGTTCTGCATGTGCGGGTACGATCCTCTGAATAAGACATGGGAA AAAGTGGAAGATTTAGGTGATGAGGCTCTAATCTGGAACACGGGTTTCACTGTTGTCGCTAAAGATATCCCTGGGCTGAAGAGAAACTCTATCTATTTCAGTGGCAACAGCAGTCATCATAGAACCGAACATATATTTGTCTATGATCTCGGCACCCGAACCACAGAGCGTTTGCCACAATGGGTTGTCTCATCAGTAGGCTTCTCCTCTTATGCTAGATGGTTCTTCCCGGATATCACTTGTTAA
- the LOC108843518 gene encoding TORTIFOLIA1-like protein 2 has translation MKTISMQAKGRGGGGNTKAANPQQVIFELKKKVVTALNKLADRDTHQRGVDELENTVEHLAPDKISCFLSCILDTDSEQKSAVRKECIRLIATLARFHHGLVAPYLAKMVSSVVKRLKDQDSVVRDACIETMGVLASKMSCYEDGSYGVFVSLVKPLFEAIGDQNKYVQSGAALCLARVIDTSPEAPVAIIQRMLTKTVKLLNSSHFVAKPAVIELNRSIILAGGATTKSVLLSAMSSFQDALKNKDWTTRKAASVALMEIAATGEKFLGPLKASCISSLESCRFDKVKPVRDSIILALQYWKAVPGSDSQEPSETVSSLRESYSGAQGDSELFSTSDSKSKDVTSNKYVTDLARKKVPFSARNAPTRYNDDPRKTKQDNWRIEIAVSESPVISKVNLHNEESEGSCITKTFAEAANTPEVTYEYIPMEDKADCYVTDAVNENDDIKSVTVSSNSFLASGMLNPAIMSKQFAAEETYSEEQQFSTKVKNRTSTDSTVTVSSSEINHDCCAQIANEMASVRKQLSDIENKQSRLIDQLQVFSTGIMNNFSALQSKVVSLEYAVEGIAQNFALHSDISNSNFVKLNQGSTVSPRLSSCTSRNSTDVRNRQSTLSSSKFSVTREKKTHGRSKLNEPQGMEKTRSNAFGETGQQHTREDIWNNIGQGRRALSQTRQSSESVTKHYAEVMSGTGGSCEDVVESEYVEVLSGGDELALVELLDRTGPVLDSLSPNTVNELLSILLSYLLERRFMNSILPWLHQVADLSTTNGANYLIPSARKRAQVLSAIQETSCMGFSNLAERRAVTQLAMKLRKLWGKCS, from the exons GCGAATCCACAGCAAGTCATCTTCGAGCTGAAGAAGAAAGTCGTAACTGCCTTAAACAAGCTCGCGGATAGAGATACGCACCAGAGAGGAGTCGACGAGCTGGAGAACACGGTCGAGCACCTCGCGCCTGACAAGATCTCTTGCTTCCTCTCCTGCATACTCGACACCGACTCCGAGCAGAAGAGCGCCGTTCGCAAGGAGTGTATCAGGCTGATCGCTACTCTGGCTAGGTTTCATCACGGCCTCGTCGCGCCGTATCTCGCCAAGATGGTCTCTAGCGTTGTGAAGAGGCTCAAGGATCAGGACTCCGTTGTGAGAGACGCGTGTATCGAGACGATGGGCGTTTTGGCTTCGAAGATGAGCTGCTACGAAGACGGGAGCTACGGTGTGTTTGTTTCATTGGTGAAACCGCTTTTCGAAGCTATTGGTGATCAGAATAAGTATGTGCAGTCGGGTGCGGCTTTGTGCTTGGCGAGAGTTATTGATACTAGTCCTGAGGCTCCCGTTGCGATTATTCAACGCATGCTTACCAAAACTGTGAAGCTGCTTAATAGCTCGCATTTCGTTGCGAAACCGGCGGTTATTGAGCTTAACCGAAGTATCATCCTG GCTGGTGGGGCGACAACGAAGAGTGTGCTTTTATCAGCAATGAGTAGCTTTCAAGATGCGCTTAAAAACAAAGATTGGACAACTCGTAAGGCAGCCTCTGTAGCACTTATGGAAATAGCTGCTACTGGTGAAAAGTTTCTTGGACCTCTCAAGGCTTCTTGCATTAGCTCTCTTGAATCATGTCGCTTTGACAAA GTGAAACCGGTGAGGGACTCAATTATTCTTGCATTACAATACTGGAAAGCTGTCCCTGGTTCTGATAGTCAAGAGCCATCAGAAACTGTATCCTCCCTAAGAG AAAGTTATAGTGGAGCTCAAGGGGACAGTGAACTATTCAGCACTAGTGACTCTAAATCGAAGGATGTTACATCTAACAAGTATGTAACAGATTTGGCAAGGAAGAAGGTCCCGTTTTCTGCTAGGAATGCACCTACGCGTTACAATGACGACCCTCGAAAGACTAAACAAGATAATTGGCGCATCGAAATCGCTGTCTCGGAATCTCCAGTTATCTCCAAGGTTAATCTTCACAATGAAGAATCAGAGGGCAGTTGCATCACCAAAACATTTGCAGAAGCTGCAAACACGCCAGAAGTGACATATGAGTACATCCCAATGGAAGATAAGGCAGATTGTTATGTAACTGACGCTGTTAACGAGAATGACGATATCAAGTCTGTTACTGTTTCGTCAAACAGTTTCCTGGCGAGTGGTATGCTGAATCCAGCCATAATGAGTAAGCAGTTCGCAGCTGAAGAGACTTACTCTGAGGAGCAACAATTCTCAACCAAAGTGAAGAATCGTACAAGCACTGACTCCACTGTAACAGTGTCAAGCTCTGAAATCAATCATGACTGCTGTGCTCAGATTGCAAATGAGATGGCTTCTGTACGTAAACAGCTCTCTGATATCGAGAATAAACAGTCACGGCTGATAGATCAGCTACAG GTCTTTTCAACAGGAATAATGAACAATTTTTCGGCTCTTCAATCTAAGGTGGTAAGCTTAGAATATGCAGTGGAAGGGATCGCTCAAAACTTTGCCTTGCATTCAGATATATCAAACTCCAATTTTGTGAAGCTAAACCAAGGTAGTACAGTGTCACCGAGGCTCTCTAGTTGCACTTCGAGAAACTCAACAGATGTCCGCAATCGGCAGTCTACATTATCATCTTCCAAGTTCTCAGTGACAAGAGAGAAGAAAACACATGGAAGAAGCAAACTTAATGAACCACAGGGTATGGAAAAGACGCGAAGTAATGCTTTTGGTGAGACTGGTCAACAACATACAAGGGAAGACATATGGAACAACATTGGACAGGGAAGGCGAGCACTGAGCCAGACCCGGCAAAGTTCTGAAAGTGTAACAAAGCATTATGCAGAGGTGATGAGTGGAACAGGTGGTTCATGTGAAGATGTGGTTGAATCAGAGTATGTAGAAGTGCTTTCTGGTGGTGATGAGCTAGCACTTGTTGAGCTTCTTGACAGAACCGGCCCCGTGCTGGACAGTTTGTCGCCAAATACCGTGAATGAGCTTCTGAGTATACTTCTCTCCTACCTCCTCGAGCGAAGATTCATGAATTCAATACTTCCTTGGCTGCATCAG GTTGCAGACTTGAGCACTACAAATGGAGCTAATTATCTGATTCCATCAGCAAGAAAGAGAGCTCAAGTGTTGTCTGCAATTCAGGAGACTTCGTGCATGGGCTTTTCGAATCTTGCTGAGAGAAGAGCTGTTACTCAATTAGCAATGAAGTTGCGCAAACTTTGGG gaaaGTGCTCATGA
- the LOC108833000 gene encoding LOW QUALITY PROTEIN: uncharacterized protein LOC108833000 (The sequence of the model RefSeq protein was modified relative to this genomic sequence to represent the inferred CDS: inserted 1 base in 1 codon) → MEETGRISRNGVVMKKKKKKEGLGFSTXGIRLENPFAFKALQVFTGFGVGCGVGIGSGAPLNLASIPMVGEVMSAARGATTAFSGATHHVNDALRKLGARNIKAGVGCGVGFGHGFGVGIAVKPSAIHKLQASIMGTASSLMTKLGRTSETTTDEAEPEDQAPQSLTEHKKHVDTKASFKNSGSSNDPRTFGTRTEKVINSFLDNPILKQQDTTAEERQVTQVESESIMLQMVLKHQKLVNELMEENEKLRRIIIDDLKLSPEKLKSVSTYVYESPCKDCFECRRKQRRNR, encoded by the exons ATGGAGGAAACCGGAAGAATCAGCCGCAATGGtgtggtgatgaagaagaagaagaagaaggaaggatTAGGGTTTTCTA GGGGAATCAGATTAGAGAATCCTTTCGCTTTCAAAGCTCTTCAAGTCTTCACTGGATTCGGCGTGGGTTGTGGAGTTGGAATCGGCAGTGGTGCTCCTTTAAATCTCG CTAGTATTCCAATGGTGGGGGAAGTTATGAGTGCAGCTAGAGGAGCTACCACTGCTTTTTCAGGGGCCACCCACCACGTCAATGACGCT TTGAGGAAGCTGGGAGCTAGGAACATTAAAGCAGGTGTTGGCTGTGGAGTTGGCTTCGGTCATGGTTTTGGAGTTG GCATCGCAGTGAAACCAAGTGCCATACACAAACTACAAGCTTCTATTATG GGAACTGCGTCCAGCTTGATGACAAAACTCGGAAGAACGAGTGAGACCACCACAGATGAAGCCGAGCCAGAAGACCAGGCGCCTCAATCTCTGACGGAACACAAGAAACACGTGGACACAAAAGCATCTTTCAAGAACAGTGGTTCCTCTAATGACCCAAGAACGTTCGGTACTCGAACAGAGAAAGTGATCAACAGTTTCCTCGACAACCCTATTCTGAAACAACAGGACACAACTGCAGAAGAACGACAG GTCACACAAGTAGAATCAGAGAGCATAATGCTTCAGATG GTGctgaaacatcaaaaactcgTTAACGAACTGATGGAAGAGAACGAAAAGCTTCGAAGGATTATCATAGATGATCTCAAACTTTCACCGGAAAAGCTCAAATCAGTTTCAACTTACGTGTACGAATCACCATGCAAAGATTGCTTCGAGTGTCGtagaaaacagagaagaaataGATGA
- the LOC108819758 gene encoding GATA transcription factor 26, with amino-acid sequence MGKQGPCYHCGVTSTPLWRNGPPEKPVLCNACGSRWRTKGSLVNYTPLHSRADAEVNQDHHHHRYQRMKSISESYKNKETKKRKAIQEPVFEFNYGFKKAVVEEDASNRSSSGSAVSNSESCAAQFSSADGSSELTGPSRSNGWDTTVPCKRRTCVGRPKTSSVEKLTQDLYNILQEQQPSCPSEDDLLFENEMLSMVSVEIGHGSVLMRNPHSFAREEESEEASSLSSVENKSSISDAYSHSVKRAEIGAERGSASVGETVKEEQLKRTKSQTGRVHVLGGHSSPLCSIDLKDVFNFDEFIEQLTEEEQKKLMRLLPQIDSVNLPDSLRMMFESAQFKENFTLFQKLISEGVFEMPSTTTSGAKLEDKRSLKKLALSDFRKSRLVESYNLLKEGEKGSVTTTSRSSNPNDVHNKHIVTIKRRCENQTQSKSESRGLMRSPKSVTKMKAIHESNGSCFRPRSLASVFAQESGYEGNCSSDQDLLLLDLPSNGSFPQAELIHQL; translated from the exons atGGGGAAGCAAGGACCTTGCTACCACTGTGGCGTTACAA GCACACCTCTGTGGAGAAACGGGCCACCAGAGAAGCCAGTGTTGTGCAATGCGTGTGGATCTCGTTGGAGAACAAAGGGATCACTTGTGAACTACACTCCACTTCACTCTCGTGCTGATGCTGAAGTTAAccaagatcatcatcatcacaggtATCAAAGAATGAAGAGCATCTCAGAAAGTTACAAGAACAAAGAGACCAAGAAGAGGAAAGCAATCCAAGAACCGGTCTTCGAATTCAACTACGGTTTCAAAAAGGCTGTGGTAGAGGAGGATGCTAGTAATAGATCGAGTTCTGGTTCTGCTGTATCCAACTCCGAGAGCTGTGCTGCACAGTTCAGCAGTGCAGATGGGAGCAGCGAGTTAACAGGTCCATCTCGATCCAACGGGTGGGACACAACTGTTCCTTGCAAGAGGAGGACGTGTGTGGGCCGTCCAAAGACCTCTTCTGTTGAGAAGCTCACGCAGGACCTTTACAATATACTACAAGAGCAGCAACCGTCGTGTCCCTCGGAAGACGATCTTCTTTTTGAGAATGAGATGTTGTCAATGGTCTCTGTTGAGATTGGACATGGGAGTGTTCTGATGAGGAATCCTCACTCGTTTGCTCGGGAAGAGGAGTCTGAAGAAGCCAGCTCTCTCTCTTCGGTTGAGAACAAGTCATCCATCAGTGATGCATACTCGCATTCCGTGAAGCGTGCTGAGATTGGAGCAGAGAGAGGTTCTGCGTCTGTTGGAGAAACAGTAAAGGAAGAGCAACTCAAGAG GACCAAGTCTCAAACTGGAAGAGTGCATGTCCTGGGGGGACATAGTTCACCACTCTGTAGCATAGATTTGAAG GATGTTTTCAACTTTGATGAGTTCATAGAACAGCTTACTGAAGAAGAACAGAAGAAACTGATGAGATTACTTCCTCAGATTGACTCTGTTAACCTTCCTGATAG CCTCAGAATGATGTTCGAAAGTGCTCAGTTCAAAGAGAACTTCACTTTGTTTCAGAAACTTATTTCAGAGGGTGTCTTTGAGATGCCTTCTACTACTACCTCTGGGGCAAAACTGGAAGACAAAAGGTCTCTTAAGAAGCTTGCATTGTCTGATTTTCGCAAATCTCGTTTGGTGGAAAGCTATAACCTCCTCAAG GAAGGAGAAAAAGGGTCTGTTACTACAACTTCAAGAAGCTCAAACCCAAATGATGTACATAATAAACATATTGTAACCATTAAGAGACGCTGTGAGAACCAAACTCAATCAAAGTCAG AGTCAAGAGGGCTTATGAGGAGCCCCAAAAGTGTAACGAAAATGAAAGCAATCCACGAAAGCAACGGCTCATGCTTCAGACCAAGAAGCTTGGCTTCTGTGTTTGCTCAAGAAAGTGGTTATGAAGGCAATTGCAGTTCTGATCAAGATCTCCTTCTTTTGGACTTGCCGTCAAATGGGTCGTTTCCTCAAGCAGAGCTGATTCACCAACTATGA
- the LOC108843185 gene encoding ras-related protein RABD2c, producing MNPEYDYLFKLLLIGDSGVGKSCLLLRFADDSYLDSYISTIGVDFKIRTVEQDGKTIKLQIWDTAGQERFRTITSSYYRGAHGIIVTYDVTDQESFNNVKQWLNEIDRYASENVNKLLVGNKCDLTSQKVVSTETAKAFADELGIPFLETSAKNATNVEEAFMAMTAAIKTRMASQPAGGSKPSTVQIRGQPVNQQSGCCSS from the exons ATGAATCCTGAATA TGACTATCTCTTCAAGCTTTTGCTTATTGGTGATTCTGGTGTTGGAAAGTCCTGCTTGCTTCTTAGGTTTGCT GATGATTCCTACCTCGATAGCTACATCAGTACCATTGGTGTTGACTTT AAAATCCGCACAGTCGAACAAGATGGAAAGACAATCAAACTCCAGATT TGGGATACAGCAGGCCAAGAACGTTTCAGAACCATCACTAGCAGTTACTACAGAGGAGCTCATGGAATCATT GTGACTTACGATGTAACAGACCAAGAAAGCTTCAACAATGTCAAGCAATGGCTAAATGAAATCGACCGCTACGCCAGTGAGAATGTGAACAAGCTACTTGTTGGGAACAAGTGTGATCTCACTTCACAGAAAGTTGTATCCACTGAGACAGCCAAG GCTTTCGCCGATGAACTTGGAATCCCTTTCTTGGAAACAAGTGCCAAGAACGCTACAAATGTTGAAGAAGCTTTCATGGCCATGACTGCTGCAATCAAGACAAG AATGGCGAGCCAACCTGCTGGTGGATCTAAGCCTTCAACAGTCCAGATCCGAGGACAACCTGTAAACCAGCAATCAGGCTGCTGCTCTTCTTAA